From the Daucus carota subsp. sativus chromosome 8, DH1 v3.0, whole genome shotgun sequence genome, one window contains:
- the LOC108198228 gene encoding uncharacterized protein LOC108198228, whose protein sequence is MSDHTPEKYSNLSGGARKRISDSSDTTLEGECKRRGCRTTLDKYLLQRQNDIRNGETNPSHVESNSNRSPLSGIDNVQMAIAATATLEVQRKNNTRPPLSVIDNIQTPVTAAIRRRRGPNINSLFEAGSLRISDNVDKENRLRARSRTGRGPSLPDQFCISHKNKESPSNAMSTSLCELTNNASPDTLESCVSTGSAQSAVAPVKRKGSVRGLSIEKQLRNLEIGRPSHVNTPTLKNLLVKAEFVAAEDLASLRFWTAVNKMS, encoded by the exons ATGTCCGACCATACACCCGAGAAGTATTCAAATCTTTCAGGCGGTG CTCGAAAGCGGATTTCTGATTCATCTGATACTACTTTGGAAGGAG AATGTAAACGCCGAGGATGTCGCACGACACTTGACAAATATTTGCTTCAAAGGCAGAATGACATTCGAAATGGTG AAACTAACCCATCGCATGTGGAAAGCAACAGCAATCGAAGTCCACTATCAGGAATTGATAACGTGCAAATGGCAATCGCAG CAACTGCCACTTTGGAGGTGCAAAGAAAGAACAACACGCGACCTCCGTTATCAGTAATTGACAACATTCAAACCCCAGTCACGG CTGCTATCCGTAGAAGACGTGGTCCTAATATAAACTCATTATTCGAGGCTGGTAGTTTGAGAATATCGGATAATGTGGACAAGGAGAATAGATTACGAg CTAGGAGCCGGACTGGTCGTGGTCCCAGTCTTCCGGATCAATTCTGCATAAGCCATAAAAATAAAGAGTCACCATCAAATG CTATGAGTACCTCGTTATGTGAACTGACGAATAATGCTTCACCTGATACACTTGAGTCCTGCGTTTCTACTGGTTCCGCACAATCTGCTGTTGCGCCTGTGAAGA gGAAGGGTAGTGTTCGTGGTTTGAGCATAGAGAAACAACTCAGAAACTTGGAAATAGGAAGGCCCAGCCACGTCAATACCCCGACCCTGAAAAACCTATTGGTGAAG gcCGAATTCGTCGCGGCAGAGGACCTAGCATCGCTACGCTTCTGGACAGCGGTGAATAAAATGTCATAA